The following is a genomic window from Acidisarcina sp..
CGAGATATTTCAATTTCATGGATGCAGCTCCTCGAGATAGAAACACACAATGAGCCGCGGCTGGTTGGCGCGCGGCTCATCTTTTGCGGGGGGGGGTAACTGTTTAGTTGACGTCGGCGTAGATGGCGCCCACGGCTCCGGTGACATCGGCCGAGGCGTCGAACGTGATATCGGCCATCCAGAAATCCTCCTGTTTCGTGGGAATGCTGATCGATCCCATGGTGCAGGAGTTGAGCTGCAGGGCAAAATATTTGGTGCGGAACACGTTGTACAACAGCGCGCTGAACTCGGGCGCATATCCCATGAGCTGGCTCGTGAGATTGATGGTCACACCATTGGTTGCGTCGGAATAGAGATAGCTGAGCAGCACCGCCGAGGCTGTCTCTGCGGCATTGAACGTGTAGCTGGCCGCGGTGGGCGTGCCGCCCGTGGTGGCCTGCACAAACGTGTATTGTCCGACGAGGGGCGCCGTGGCCACCCGGATCATATTCAACCCGGTGTCCTTGTTGATGACGCCGTAATCGGTCAGCAGCGATCCAGCAACGGCTTTCGTGGGCGCGATGGTCGCCGCCGGCACGTGCGATTCCAGATCGACGATGCGCTGCACCCCGGCCGCCGAGGCGAGGCCGAAATAGAGCTGGTTCATCATCGTGGGATCGAGCGTCGCAATCTTTCCTTTGCAGGTGACGTCGATCTTGCCGCGCGCCTTGGCGGCCGCGAACTGGTTTTGCCCGTAGAGCTTCTTCAAATCCGCCTTGAATTCGACCTGCACCTCCTGCAGAATGCCGAACCTCTGCGGCGTGGGATTGGTGGCGGTGTTGCCGGCGTTGGGGTTGCCAAAGAGCACCCCGGAACCAAACTGCAGGTTCATAGCTGTCTCCTCCTGGCGCTCTCTGTAGCGCGGTTATAGCGCTCGCGAGAGCGCGGTTGTGGTTGTGGGGTTTGCGGTGAGCGAGATTACGGCACGAGAATTTTGAGAGGCAGGATGGCCGCGGCCTGCGCGCCGAAAATGCCGGGATCGAGGCTGGTCTCGCCCTCGATCCAGCAGTGCGAGAACCGGCCGCCCAGGGTGAACACTCCATCCACCAGGTTGTCCGGCTGCAACGCGTCATCGATCGCCTTGAGCATGGCGTTGAGCTGCGTAGCTGCGAGCGTCGTCTCCTGGCCGACATCCTCGTCGACCACCGGAGCCTGGCAGTATAGAATGATGTAGCCCTCGAGCATCAGCCGAGTCGGCACGCCGCGCGGTTTGGGCAGGTGCTGCTCTTTCGTCTGGATGAGAAACAATGCAGGTTGCTCGGCGATGCCCAGATCCGGCGGCGGCTTGTGTTTACGCCCTATGCTCACGAACATCCCCGCCGGCAATTTGCTCTGGAACCAGGCGAAGAGCGCGGCCCACAGCGCCTCGCGATCGACACTCTGATAGGGATTCATTCGGCGATGGCCTCCGCAACCGCATCCGCGAGGATCTGCAGGATCGAGTCCTGATATTTCTGGAGCGCGGGATTCATAAATGGCCGCGCCCTGACCTGGAACGCCGCATGGCCATGGCTATAGAGGCTCTCCGCATCCGGCTCGGCAAACTCGAAGATTTTGCCCTCGACCGCGGGAACATTCGTGCCCTCCTCCATCCAGAGGCCGACGTGTTTCATACCCACATCGGCGGTGACGTTGCCGCGCAGGATCAGCGGCGTCTCGCTCACCCAGGGACTGCGCACGATCGCCCCTTTCAGCTCGCCGGAGCGATTCTGGATGCCCGCCTCGGCCATCTCCTCGACCGCCGCGCCGGCGAGGCCAGCCATGGCCCGCTGCATGCCATCGCGGAGCGATGCCAGGATCCGCTGGCGCACCGCGTCGATATGCTCGACAGCCTGGTCGACGCTCTCCGGCTCTACTACGAGGCCGATCATCGCTGCGGCCTCTGCACCCGCGATTGCATGCGGGCCTGCTGCTCATCGCGGCGGCGGTTGACCGAGGGCAGGCAGCGGCGATAGCGCTCGATCACGGAGAGCGTAGTCGGCGGAGCGTCCACCTGCTCCACCTGCACATCCTCGCCCTCCGTGCTGCGGCGGCGAACGGTGCCGGTATTGGGCCGCCCCTTGTAGCGGTAGACGACCCAATCGATGACCGCCTGCTCGATATCCGCGGGCACGGTGGCGTAGCCCGCGCTATAGCTGATCGCAATCGGCGCGCCGTCGGTAAACGTCTGGCCGATGAGGTACAGCTGATAGATGCGCTCCGGATCGATGTCCTGATCGATGTAATAGCCGGGTGCCATCTTGTCAATGCTGGCGGGAACCGCGACACCATTGATTTTGAGCGTAGCGACGGCCACGATCGGCCAGTGCCAGAGCGTGATCCGCGTGGCTCCGTCGCCCATGTGCACCTCGCTGTAGCTGGTCTCCAGCAGATCCGGGCGCAGCGTGGCGCGCAGAAAATCCTGACTGCAGGAGCTGATGAGGCGGGTGAGCAGCGCGTCATCGCTCACCGTGGTGGTGGCGATCGGCGCCCAGCCCTTGACGTTCGCGAGTGTGGTCAGATCTGCCATTTATGCCACCTGGTTCCGGTAGGGTTCGAGGAAATTCGCGACGACGCGCGGCAGCTGCAGATCCTCCGCTCCGCCGTGGTCGTAATAGAACTCGACCAGCATTTTGACTGCGGACAGAATCGGCCGGGGCACAGGATCCCCCAGCCATGCGGTCACGCCACTCACCGTGGTAGAGCCCGCGGCCGCCAGGGTTGCGTTGCCATTGCTGTCGACGCTCGCGATATTGGTCACCAGGGTTGCGCCGGCAGGTCCCGCGCCCGGAATCGAGACGGCCAGCCCGCGATCGCCGGGGAGCAGTGGCGCATCCGCCGGATTGAATTTGTATCCCGGTATGGTCAGCGCCGCCGATCCCGCCGCCAGCGAAACCGCGAGCGGGCCGCCATAGCCGCAGCGAAACTGCACCAGTACATTGCTGGGCACCATGCGCGTCGGCGGCCAGGGCCGCGCCCAGGCAGAGAGCAGGCGTCCCGGCTGCGTCTCACTGCCGCGCTCCAGTTGATAGCCATATTGCAGCCCACCATTCCCGTAGGTCGTGTCCAGCAGCAGATCCTGCACCGCGCCGAACGTGTCGACGTAGCGCACAAACTCGATCGACTGCACCGGCGGCTGCGGCAGATCGATCTGCGGATAGCCTCTCCAGTTGTAGCGCGAGGGCGTTCCGGGGAAACCATCGAGGCGCAGCAGCCAGGTCTGCGTGAGGAATGCTCGCCGGCAGTGGTTCTCGCAGGCGACGCGCGCGGCAACGATAAATCCGCGCAACTTGTCGGCGAGGATCTCACTGGCGAGCCGGTCAGAATCCTCGACGGGGCCGAAACCGAGCTGCAGTTTGACCTCGGCGAGCGTGACCGGCTCCGCGGCCGGTGGCGTGATGAGGACGAGGCTCATTTCAATTTCCTGCGTTTCGCGGCGGGCGGCGGTTGCAGCGGTTGGGGCTGCGCCTCAGCTGCAGGCGCAGGCTCAGCATACGGATCCTCGGCGCGGCCGGCGGCCAGCAGCGCCAGCCCGACATCCGAGGGAAATTCGCGGATCTGGCCCGCGTAGTAACCATCTAATTCGCGCAGAAACATGGGAAACTCCAGAGCCTGATTGTTTCGGGGAAAAGAAAGGCGGGGCAAGACTGCAGCCCCGCCTTTGCGCGGAAAATCACACACTTCAACTCCCGCGAGCTGCGTTAACTCGCGGGAACCTCCGTGAAATCCAGGTAGAGATATAACCCAACCAGCTTCTCGAAAAACTCGGCAGCAGCGGGGTTGGTGATCGTCAATTCGCATGCGCCTGATGGCGTCGAATTGGAAAAACTCTCGTTCTCAGGGGTGTGTTCGTCACCCTTGTAAACGGCGTATAGCTTTACGACCGTAGTGCCGTAGTTGTCTTTCAAAATCTGGCCCACACAGAACTTCGCTCGTACACGTTCCATCGTCCTTCTCCATTCCCGTCGTAATTCCCAAAAAGAAAGGCGGGGCAAAACTGCAGCCCCGCCTTTGCGCGGAAAATCAGGCCGTTGCCGTGGGGTTCTGGTCGCCGGCAAACCGCAGGCCGGAGAGGATTGCCACAGCACTGGCGATGCAAGAGTTGACGCCGTTGGCGAGTGCCAACTGCACATATTTCAGTCCGGCAGGCAGCGCGTCGGCATCGACCTCGATGACGTAGAAAATGCCGTCGTTGGGAGAGGGCACGAAACCCGCAGCGGGGACCGGCGTGCGCGTGGTGAGCACGTCGTTCGCGGCGCCGGCGGTCTCCTGCTTAAACACGTCGAACGGGATCGCCGTAGGATTGCTGCCGAGGTTGTCGGAGCAGGCGTTGAGGGTTACGGCGCCGGGCGCGGCTGCGCTGACGCCGATCTGCAGCAGAATGGAGGCATGGCCGGCCAGGGCCATGGAAAACGGCTGACCGGTTTTGCCGCCGGTGATATCGACCGGGGGCAGAACATTGACCACGTGCCCCGACTGGGCAACATAAAATCCCTTTGCGCTCATGGATCATTTTCCTTTCCGGGCCCGCAGGCCCAGGACGAAAGAGCTAGGGCGGTGCGAAGCAACCGCGCCGCCCTAGCGGTGGATTACGACAGGGCGACGAAGGGCGCCAGAGTGTTGGCGCCGTTCTTCGGCGTGAGGGGTTTTTTCCAGGCAGCCTGACCATCGAGGCGCGCCTTCCAGCGGAAAGCGGCCTGATCGGTGAGGAACTGCACGTGGATCGAGGTATCCATCTGCACGCCGCTGCGCCGCGCGAGATAGTACTGGCTGAGATCGGCCAGCACGATGTCGCCGCTGGTTCCGGAGGTAGCGGCATATTCCACCGGGATCACCGGACGGCCCATCATGACGCCATAGTTGGAGTTGTTGCCCCGCTCGCCGGGCGCAGTGTAGAGCAGCTCCACTGCCGTGCCCGAGCCGCGGGTGAGGTTCCAGAGCAGATCCTCAACATCCTGGTTGATAAACCAGCAGGCATTTTTCCGCGAGGGAGCCCAGCAGCGTTTCCACATGGCGAAAATATCGGTGTTGACCACCGTGCCGCCGGTAGTGCGGTTGAGTTTGAGCAGCGCGCCCGATTTGGTATAGCCAAGCGGCATGCCCGCGCCGGTGCCGTTGACAATCGCATCATCGATGCGGAAGGCGAACTCCAGCGGGACAACCTTGTCCACATACGAGGCGAACGCTGCAGCATCGGAGAGCTGCTCATCCGTCGCATACGTGATCGCGATGAGTTTTTTCGCGATGAACTCCATCTGGCGGAACTTGGGCTGCGAGGCGGTGTAGGGCTGCGATTCTCCCAGCCAGAACGACTGGATGCCGCCCCAGCGGCTGCCATCGGCGCGGCTGTCCTCGTCGACCGCATTGACCACCAGGCGATTACTCGTCGTCATCGGCTGGTCAAAGCAGCGCTGCGCCAATTCCGAGGCATCGTAGGCACGCTGCCAGACGCCGGGAGCGAACTCCGGAGCGATCAGGAAACCGCCCTCGGCGTCCACTGACTCGTTGCCACCCAACCCGGCGGCCATCAGCCGCGGATCGAGCTGCGCCCCCTTGCTGACCGAGTGCTGGCGCACTGCCTGCAGCTGCTCAGCGAGCGAGGCCCAGGGCCGTTTGCTGGCCTCGGGCGCGCTGACCTCGATAGCCGGCGAGTTGCGCTCGAGATCGAGCAGCGCCTCCTGCGAGGCGATCTTGCCCTGCAGGGTGGTGCACTCCGCGATCAGAGCATCGAACTCCTTCTGCTCATCCGCGGTGAGGATGCGATTCTCTTTTTCGGCCAGGGCATTCAGAGCGTTGGCTTTCGCACGCGCGTCTGCAAGCTGCTGCCGCAGTTTTTTCAACATTGCGTTCTCCTTTTAGGGTTGTGTCGGGTGGGACTGCTGTGCGCTGCGGCAGGCTGCCATCGGGCAGGTTTGCATGCGCGATGCGGGATGGCGTCGGCCTCCCCGGAAAATGTTTGGATCTGAGCGGTAAAGCAGGTCCTCGCTGCGCTCAGGATGACAAGGGCTTCACTTACAGGCCCGCGAGCAAAGCCTTGCGCCGCTGGGCTGCCTGCTGGATGCCGATCGCGCTGGGGCAATCGCAACCCTCGCAGTTACAATTCACGTGATCGCAATCGTCGCAGTCGTCATTGCTCTGGCAGGGCTCGCAGGGGCAGGTGCAATCGCCGTCCTCGGCATCTCCCTCGGGGCCTCCATCTGCCGACGCCAACGGCGCCTCCACTCCAAGCGCGGCGCGGGCCGCGGCCCCGCTGTTGCGGGTGACGCCATACTGGCCGAGCACGTCATCGAGCGTGGCGACGCGATCGGCGAGGCCCAGCGTCACCGCCTGCTGCGCGGGAAACACGCGTCCCTGGCCGAATTTGCCGGTCACCTCCGCCAGGCTGACGCCGCGGCCGCGCGCCACGGCTTTATCGAACATCGCGCCGGGGCTGTCGACCATCTCCTGCAGATGCTCCAGGGCAGCAGGCGTCAATGGCTGATACGAATTGCCCTC
Proteins encoded in this region:
- a CDS encoding phage major capsid protein, which encodes MLKKLRQQLADARAKANALNALAEKENRILTADEQKEFDALIAECTTLQGKIASQEALLDLERNSPAIEVSAPEASKRPWASLAEQLQAVRQHSVSKGAQLDPRLMAAGLGGNESVDAEGGFLIAPEFAPGVWQRAYDASELAQRCFDQPMTTSNRLVVNAVDEDSRADGSRWGGIQSFWLGESQPYTASQPKFRQMEFIAKKLIAITYATDEQLSDAAAFASYVDKVVPLEFAFRIDDAIVNGTGAGMPLGYTKSGALLKLNRTTGGTVVNTDIFAMWKRCWAPSRKNACWFINQDVEDLLWNLTRGSGTAVELLYTAPGERGNNSNYGVMMGRPVIPVEYAATSGTSGDIVLADLSQYYLARRSGVQMDTSIHVQFLTDQAAFRWKARLDGQAAWKKPLTPKNGANTLAPFVALS